The proteins below come from a single Torulaspora delbrueckii CBS 1146 chromosome 5, complete genome genomic window:
- the MCH1 gene encoding Mch1p (similar to Saccharomyces cerevisiae MCH1 (YDL054C); ancestral locus Anc_4.229), producing the protein MALSRLEKCLSHHARTLLPHVLSKESSYRLAYVFSLICAMSSGFITLIALYSKPWNLQLGYTAWQVNTIVSFANLGTYLTPPVLGWLADTHGPITLSALAIIGFIPSYAYVGYSFNHPELASFRMTVVAFVVIGVSTSALYFSALLTCAKLCPTRKILSISLPTTCYGISSLLGSQLLRAGCFWSEGYLDLGSVFTTFAWLYAAVGLLAWIATSTVSMLHHHNSQIDEQQPLLPVPADERSRQKNFFQDAIAYVLAVSMLLALGPLEMFVANMGSLSNLISNDSAQLSNQMLSIYALSSTAARILTGLLTDVLSAKKISAKWILIAHLLLCLLSQLGVLQLTQSTSLPPHWKILSMGGLIGFVYGGLYTIYPTIVLIVWGDKLFGTAYGSMMIAPAIGSALSCMSYAKVFDSNCVDENNNCISPVFKITTVELACCLVVTMVALRAWKRRAVPI; encoded by the coding sequence ATGGCACTCTCGAGGCTGGAAAAGTGTCTATCGCATCATGCTCGTACACTTTTGCCACATGTGCTCTCCAAGGAATCCTCTTATAGGCTCGCGTATGTCTTTTCGCTCATTTGTGCCATGAGCTCGGGGTTCATTACACTCATCGCTCTCTATTCGAAACCGTGGAATTTACAACTCGGTTATACTGCTTGGCAAGTTAACACCATTGTGTCATTTGCCAACTTGGGTACTTATTTGACTCCACCAGTGTTGGGATGGCTCGCTGATACCCATGGTCCTATAACGCTTAGTGCTCTGGCGATTATCGGCTTTATCCCGAGTTATGCTTACGTTGGTTACTCTTTCAACCATCCCGAATTAGCATCTTTTAGGATGACAGTTGTTGCCTTCGTTGTGATCGGTGTTTCAACTAGTGCTCTGTACTTTAGTGCATTGCTCACATGCGCTAAGTTGTGCCCCACGCGTAAGATCCTATCAATCAGTCTACCCACTACATGCTACGGGATTTCCTCTTTGCTTGGGTCTCAGCTGCTAAGAGCAGGCTGCTTTTGGTCCGAAGGATATCTCGATTTGGGTTCTGTCTTTACAACTTTTGCCTGGCTATATGCTGCTGTTGGATTGCTGGCCTGGATCGCTACCAGTACAGTCTCTAtgcttcatcatcataattCACAAATTGACGAGCAACAGCCCTTGCTTCCCGTACCAGCAGACGAACGGTCCAGgcaaaagaatttctttcaagatgcCATCGCCTACGTGCTAGCAGTGTCGATGCTATTGGCATTAGGGCCCCTGGAAATGTTTGTCGCAAATATGGGTTCACTCTCAAACTTAATCTCAAATGATTCCGCACAACTGTCTAACCAGATGCTATCCATCTACGCCCTCAGCTCAACAGCAGCCAGAATTTTAACGGGCTTACTCACAGATGTGCTCTCCGCTAAAAAGATCTCTGCCAAGTGGATCCTCATCGCACACTTACTACTATGTCTACTCTCACAACTGGGCGTTCTACAATTGACCCAATCAACCTCCCTCCCTCCCCATTGGAAGATCCTCTCGATGGGCGGACTCATCGGGTTCGTCTACGGTGGACTGTACACGATATACCCAACAATAGTGCTTATAGTATGGGGGGACAAGCTTTTCGGAACCGCATACGGCAGTATGATGATCGCGCCCGCCATTGGATCAGCATTATCCTGCATGAGCTACGCTAAAGTGTTCGACTCTAATTGCGTCGACGAAAACAACAATTGCATCTCACCAGTATTCAAGATCACTACAGTAGAGTTAGCGTGCTGCCTAGTGGTTACAATGGTTGCACTGAGGGCCTGGAAACGCAGAGCAGTGCCCATCTAA
- the PBP4 gene encoding Pbp4p (similar to Saccharomyces cerevisiae PBP4 (YDL053C); ancestral locus Anc_4.228), producing MSAATVSNGGKLTGWAQAAARAIPAQQHQQQPRPTTTSPSPTHKQSSNSVNSTANTTGAARTKRKPTRQPYNRDEVRSYMNSLFKSQTNAISSESTYTTDQQRKSSLDWGTVTNSKYRNKKYGCLNDIAQALWK from the coding sequence ATGAGTGCGGCAACTGTCTCAAATGGTGGGAAGCTGACTGGTTGGGCCCAGGCCGCTGCCAGGGCAATACCTGCGCAACAGCACCAGCAACAGCCACGCCCTACAACAACCTCTCCTTCACCAACGCACAAACAATCTTCGAATAGTGTCAATTCTACCGCCAACACCACCGGAGCGGCCAGAACTAAGAGGAAACCCACCAGACAGCCTTACAATCGCGATGAAGTACGTTCTTACATGAATTCTCTATTCAAATCCCAGACAAATGCAATTTCAAGTGAGTCGACTTACACAACAGATCAACAACGCAAAAGTTCTCTAGATTGGGGAACTGTAACAAATAGCAAGTACAGAAATAAGAAGTACGGTTGCCTGAACGATATCGCTCAGGCGCTGTGGAAGTAA
- the FBP1 gene encoding fructose 1,6-bisphosphate 1-phosphatase (similar to Saccharomyces cerevisiae FBP1 (YLR377C); ancestral locus Anc_4.227) yields MPTTAQPLKESFDTDIITLPRFLLESQKCAKNATGEFTLLLNALQFAFKFISQTIRRAELVHLIGLAGASNSTGDEQKKLDVLGDEIFINAMKGSGNVKVLVSEEQEDLILFPTANGTYAVCCDPIDGSSNLDAGVSVGTIVSLFKLLPDSTGTIKDVLRSGREMVGACYAMYGASTHLMLTTGQGVDGFTLDTNLGEFILVYPDLQIPPQRSIYSINEGNSYYWDEAIVSFIEMLKRPPQNKKPYSARYVGSMVADVHRTFLYGGLFAYPADQKAKSGKLRLLYEAFPMAFLMEQAGGIAINDRGERILDLVPEHIHDKTSIWLGSPDEINQYLRHIGKPEL; encoded by the coding sequence ATGCCGACCACTGCTCAGCCACTAAAAGAATCGTTCGATACAGATATTATCACTCTTCCCAGATTCTTGCTGGAATCACAAAAATGTGCCAAGAATGCTACTGGGGAGTTCACTCTTTTACTCAATGCATTGCAATTTGCCTTTAAATTTATTTCTCAAACCATTAGACGTGCTGAATTGGTTCATTTGATCGGGTTAGCAGGTGCCTCGAACTCAACCGgtgatgaacaaaaaaaattggatgTTTTGGGTGATGAAATCTTTATCAATGCAATGAAGGGCAGTGGGAATGTAAAAGTACTTGTctctgaagaacaagaagatttgatcttATTTCCAACTGCAAATGGCACTTATGCGGTTTGTTGTGatccaattgatggatCTTCGAACTTAGACGCAGGTGTCTCGGTTGGTACGATCGTTTCCCTCTTCAAATTGCTCCCAGACTCTACTGGTACCATCAAGGATGTATTGCGTAGTGGTCGTGAAATGGTCGGTGCGTGTTATGCCATGTACGGAGCTTCAACCCATTTGATGCTTACCACGGGTCAGGGTGTAGATGGTTTTACACTAGATACAAATCTGGGAGAGTTCATTTTGGTATATCCAGATTTGCAAATTCCACCACAGAGATCCATCTATTCTATAAACGAAGGTAATTCGTATTATTGGGATGAAGCGATTGTTAGCTTTATCGAAATGTTGAAGAGACCACCACAGAACAAGAAACCATACTCTGCAAGGTATGTGGGTTCCATGGTTGCAGATGTGCACAGAACTTTCCTATATGGTGGTCTTTTCGCCTATCCTGCAGATCAAAAAGCCAAGAGCGGTAAATTGCGTTTGTTATACGAAGCTTTCCCTATGGCTTTCCTTATGGAACAAGCTGGCGGTATTGCAATAAACGACCGCGGTGAGAGAATCTTGGATCTTGTTCCTGAGCATATTCATGATAAGACCTCAATCTGGTTAGGTTCACCAGATGAAATCA